One region of Trichosurus vulpecula isolate mTriVul1 chromosome 1, mTriVul1.pri, whole genome shotgun sequence genomic DNA includes:
- the LOC118855472 gene encoding general transcription factor IIF subunit 1-like produces MTTLGTSSQTVTEYVVRVPKNNPKRYNIMAFNAADKVNFSTWHQAKMERDLSNKKIYQEEEMPESGAGSEFNRKLRDEARRKKYGIILKAFKAEDQPWLLKVNGKTGRRFKGVKKGGVTENTSYYIFTQCPDGAFEAFPVHNWYNFTPLARHRTLTAEEAEEEWERRNKVLNHFSIMQQRRLKDQDHDEEEDELKEKKNRKKPSELRIHDLEDDLEMSSDDSTGSGEEGEKVPKTKKKAAASRGGKKKKKKGSDDEAFEDSDDGDFEGQEVDYMSDGSSSSEEEAVEKSKVVKQEEDGPKGIDEQSESSEESEEEKPPEEEEKEEEDKKAPTPQEKKRRKGDSSEESDTSEESDIDNEASSALFMTKKKTPPKRERKASGSSSRGDSRPSTPSVDSGSTSSTLRAAASKLEQGKRQMGPSDTPAAKRLRLDAGPQSISGKSTPQPQSGKSTPSSGDVQVTEDAVRRYLTRKPMTTKDLLKKFQTKKTGLSSDQTVNVLAQILKRLNPERKMINDKMHFSLKE; encoded by the exons ATGACCACCCTG GGGACCAGCAGCCAGACTGTGACCGAATATGTTGTTCGAGTCCCCAA GAACAACCCCAAGAGGTACAATATCATGGCTTTCAACGCAGCTGACAAAGTCAACTTCTCCACCTGGCACCAG GCCAAGATGGAACGGGATCTGAGCAACAAGAAGATCTATCAGGAAGAAGAGATGCCAGAATCTGGGGCTGGCAGCGAGTTTAATCGGAAGCTCCGGGATGAGGCCAGGAGGAAGAAGTATGGCATCATTCTCAAGGCCTTCAAGGCCGAGGACCAGCCCTGGCTACTCAAAGTCAATGGCAAAACAGGCAGGAG GTTCAAGGGAGTAAAGAAGGGTGGTGTAACAGAAAATACCTCCTACTACATCTTTACCCAATGCCCCGATGGGGCCTTCGAAGCCTTCCCTGTGCACAACTGGTACAACTTCACTCCTCTGGCCCGGCACCGCACACTCACTGCAGAGGAGGCtgaggaagaatgggaaag GAGGAACAAAGTCTTAAACCACTTCAGCATCATGCAACAGCGTCGACTGAAGGACCAGGACCATGATGAGGAGGAGGACGAGCTTAAAGAGAAGAAGAACCGGAAGAAGCCCAGTGAACTCCGGATCCATGACCTGGAAGATGACCTGGAGATGAGCTCTGATGACAGCACTGGCAGTGGGGAAGAGG GAGAGAAGGTCCCCAAGACCAAGAAGAAGGCAGCTGCCTCCAGGGGgggcaagaagaagaagaagaagggctCTGACGATGAGGCCTTTGAGGACAGTGATGATGGGGACTTTGAGGGCCAGGAAGTGGACTACATGTCAGATGGCTCCAG CAGCTCTGAGGAAGAAGCAGTAGAGAAATCCAAGGTGGTTAAGCAGGAGGAGGATGGCCCTAAAG GCATCGATGAACAGAGTGAAAGCAGTGAAGAGAGTGAGGAGGAAAAACCaccagaggaggaggagaaggaggaagaagataagaaggCACCTACCCcacaggagaagaagaggaggaaag GAGATAGCAGTGAGGAGTCAGACACCTCTGAGGAGAGTGACATTGACAACGAGGCATCCTCGGCCCTCTTCATGACA AAGAAGAAGACCCCCCCCAAGAGGGAACGCAAGGCCTCAGGCAGCAGCTCCAGGGGAGACAGCCGCCCAAGCACACCCAGCGTAGACAGTGGCAGCACCTCCTCCACACTTCGGGCAGCTGCTAGCAAGCTGGAGCAAG GGAAGCGCCAGATGGGACCCAGTGATACGCCTGCCGCCAAGCGCCTGAGGTTAGATGCTGGGCCCCAGAGCATCTCAGGGAAATCCACTCCCCAGCCCCAGTCTGGCAAATCCACGCCCAGCAGTGG TGACGTGCAGGTGACAGAGGATGCAGTGAGACGCTACCTGACCCGAAAGCCCATGACCACCAAAGATCTGCTGAAGAAGTTCCAGACCAAGAAGACGGGGCTGAGCAGCGACCAGACGGTCAATGTGCTGGCCCAGATCTTGAAGCGCCTCAACCCTGAGCGCAAGATGATCAATGACAAGATGCACTTCTCCCTCAAGGAGTGA